A segment of the Zalophus californianus isolate mZalCal1 chromosome 3, mZalCal1.pri.v2, whole genome shotgun sequence genome:
GAACTAGGCCAGTGGATGCCatctttgtgctctccctctgcctcactacAGCTTACTGGTATCTCTCAAAAAGGaacttacaggggcacctgggaggctcagtcggttgagtgtctgactcttgatttcagctcaggtcatgatctcagggtcatggggtcaagccccatgttaggctctggGCTCTGCAGAGTTTGCTtggggttctttctctccctctctcactgcccctcccccttcatatacataaataaataaaatcttaaaaaaaagaacttacctATCTGGAGCCCCAATTTTTGCAACTGCCTCCAAGGAGGTATCTCTAGATCACCTGGCTTGGCGGTCTGCAGGAATTATGCTTGTGGCCCCACAGGACtctatatatttgcatatatatgtttCAAAAGCCACTTCCTGAGGGTCTGCCTTCCAAACATCCTGAATCTAGGTGCTAGATGGGATCCTTCCCTTTGGGACACTGATtggtcttggcacaccctcaacaacaggaagctattaaaaataagacaaggggtgcctgggtggctcggtcggttaagcatccaactcttgattttggctcaggtcatgatctcagggtcatgagatcgagccccacattgggccccatgctcagcaggaaatctgcttgagattttctctcttgctctgctgcttgctctctctctctaaaataaataaataagtctttttaaaaaacaggctgCTTGGAAAAATTACAAGTTtcagagacaaccaagagctagggcagGATTGAATGATAAAGTTCATCTGCTACACAAAATCACTCCTTTTGAGATTGGAAGACGTGGCTGTTTCATCTAATGCATAGAAACCAACACATAGAGTCAATCAAAATAATGAAGCAGAGGAATATActcaaaatgaaagaacaagtaAAACCTCAGTAAGAAActttaatgaaacagagataagtaacatacaatttaccatcttaaccatttttaagtgtgtagttcAGTTGTATTGAATACGTacataatgttgtgcaaccacaaCCACCATCCGTCCCCAGAGCTCTTTTCATTTCGTAAAGCTGAAACTCTATACCTAAATCATAACTTAAACCATAACTTCCCATTCCCCCACCACCTAGCcccggcaaccaccattctactttcagtctctatgattttgatgactcctaagtatttcatataagtggaatcatgcagtatttggttttttgtgactagcttatttcacttagcatgaagTACTCAAGTTTCATCCAGGTAATCACATATATCAGAATTGctctcctttttaaggctgaattactatatgtaattatatgtattgtatgtatagaccacattttgtttatccattcatcccctGATGTacacttgggtttcttccatattttaactattttaaataatgctgccattgacatgggtgtacaaatatctctttgagactctGCTTTCAGTCATTTTGGGCATACATAGAAGtcaaattactggatcatataataattttatttttaattttttgaggaactgctctactgatttccacagtggctgcaccattttacattcccaccaatacaGCACAAGgtttcctatttctccacatcctccaaCACTTGTGTtttgcttcttgttttgttttttttttttttttttttttttttttttttttttttaggtcgtcaagcaagattttattttatttgatggtAACAATGAAACCTGCAGTAAATGGTGACTTTCCTATCCAGGCAGAGTAACTAAAGACAGCTATGAAATCTGCACAGAAAACTAGAGACCAGGCCAAAGAGGCAGCGTTCGCCGGACTCCTGCAGGCCAGGCACCCACGCGTCTCAGCAAGGGCAGGTCAGCCAGCTGCAACCACTTTCCCTACTGACTTGAACTGACAGTTTGTCCTCCGAGAATCTTGTCAACAGTTGCACTCCACTGCATCTAgttaaatacaaagaattacCCCTCACACTAAAATCGCATTTTTCAGAATCACTGATTGCTTTTTCTTCGTCTTTTTTTCCTCGAACGTGTAGGTGTTTGAGTCTCTTGTGTTTCTTCTTTCACACCAGGTACGGGTTGTTTGAAAACTATTTCGTTATCTTGATCATCAACGTTCATTTTAGCCACTTCAGATTTTCGTTTCTCCAAAAACGTTGGCGTGCAAACTGGTGTGGGGCCCTGGCTCTCCACAGTCTTCTCAGGAGTGGTAGGAGTACGTGaagcctttttcttcttctttttctttgataaGACCTGGCTATTTGCAGATTTCTGAAGCCCAGTATTTGAAgcatttcttttgtcctttttatgTAAAATCAGTGAAGGAAAATCataatcaattccttttttagCTAATTTCTTCCTgagtaatttttccttctttttaaatcgCTCCTCCATCTGTAGCTTTTGAAGAAGGGTCCGATTCTGATTATACCGTTTCACTGCTGGGTATGATGGCTTTTTAAATGGAACATGCCACTCTCTAAAAAGTTCTTCGTGTACTTTTTCGGGTGGTATAAAATGACACTTTAAGAGTCTTTCACCAAAAAGGTAGTTGTTCATTGTATCAGCAACTATCTTGGCAACATCTTCAGATGCAAACTCCACAAAGGCATAGCCTTTACTATTACCAGTCCTTTTACTTCTAGACAGTCTGAATCTTGTAACAGTGCCAAACTGGGAGAAATATGCCCGGATCTGGGTTTCGTAAAGTGCTGGAGGTAAGTGGCCCACATAGATTACTCCAGGagtcagtttttctttctcctgtcgCTGGGTTGCGCGTCGGCGAGCCTGCGCCACCTCCTTCTGAAATTTGGCCTCTTCCTGCGGGTTCAGCGACAGGAACGGCTTGGCCGGGCCAGCAAAGACCGCCATGGCGACGGCCTCCAAGCCGAAGAGCTCCACGCGGCGCcgcccttgttttgttttttttttaagattttatttatttattcatgagagacagagagaaagagagagagaggcagagggagaagcggactcccaaGGAGccggaagcccaatgcgggactcgatcccaggaccctgggatcaggacctgagccgaaggcagatgcttaaccatctgagccacccaggcacccttgcttCTTGTTTTTGACAGTAGTTATCCAAATGAGTGGGAGATagttctcattgtggttttggtttgcttttccctgattattagtgatgttaagcatcttttcatgtgcttgttggccatctgtatgtcttctttggagaaatatctactgaagtcctttgttcattttcttaatcaggttgtttggttttattgttgttgagttttaggagttctctagACAtcctggatattaatcccttgtcAATATGTGATTGGCAAATACTTTCTccaattctgtgggttgcctttttgtccTGTTGATACAgccttttgatgcacaaaagttatAAATTTTTGTGAAGTCTaatctgttttgttgttgctgactGTGCTTTGGTGTCCTATCCAAGAAATCATGCCAGATCCAATGTCATCAAGTTTTGCTCTATGCTTTCATAGTTTCAGGTCtgatatttaggtctttgatacattttgaattaatttttgtatatggtgttaggtaaggatccaacttcattcttctgaatTTGGAAATccggttttcccagcaccatttgggtgttcttttcaaatttttatttaaattctagttagttaatacaCAGTGCGATATttgtttcaggagcagaattcagtggttcatcacttacatacaacacccagtgttcatcatgccaagtgccctcctaaataccTAGTCCCTATCTAATCCAtcacccacccacttccctccatcaaccctcagtttgttctctattgttaagcgtctcttatggtttgtttccctttctctctctctctccaccacccccccatatgtccatctgttttgtttcttaaattccacacataagtgaagtcatatatagtatttgtctttctctgagtggcttattacacttagcataatacactctggcttattacatttaacataatacactctagctccgtccatgtcattgcaaatggcaagatttcattattttttttaaagattttatttatttatttgagagagagagagaatgaaagacagagagcacgagagtgaagacggtcagagggagaagcagactccctgctgagcagggagcccaatgcggaactcgatcccgggactccaggatcatgacctgagccgaaggcagtcgcttaactgactgagccacccaggcgcccggcaagatttcattctttttgatggttgagtaatattccattacacacacacacacacacacacacacacacacacacacacacaccacatcttctttatccattcgtcagtcagtggacatttgggctctctccatagtttggctcttgtagataatgctgctataaacatcagggtgcatgtatcccttcatatctgtatttttgaatcttttgggtaaatacctagtggtgcaattgctggatcataaggtagttctatttttaactttttgaggaacctccatactgttctccatagtggctacaccagtttgcattcccaccaacagtgcaagagtgttccccttcccctgcatcctcaccaacacctgctgcatcttatgttgttaattttatgtgaggtggtatttcatcatggttttgatttgtatttccctgatgatgagtgatgttgagcatcttttcatgtgtctgttagccatctggatatcttctttggaaaattgtctattcatgtctttgtgcccattttttaaactggattatatgttttttgggtattcaatttgaaaagttctttatagatttgggatgctaaccctttatcagatatgtcatttatacATATCTTCTCCTGTAACCTGCTTTtaattttgctgattgtttcctttgctatgcagaagctttttattttgatgaagtaccaacagttcattttttcttttgttttccttgccttcaGCAATGTGTCTAGTAAAAACTACTACAGCCAAGGTCAAAAAGATTGTTgtttgtgttcttctctaggattttgatggtttcctgtctcgcatttaggtttttcatccattttgaatttatttttgtgtatggtgtaagaaagtggtccagtttcattcttctgcatgtggctgtccagttttcccaacaccatttgttgaaaagactcttttttttcctttggatattctttcctgctttgtcagagattagttgatcatccagcaccatttgttgaaaagacctttttgtaatacttttttctttacttttcacattAGGGGTCATGCCTTCCTCTCACTTTGTTATCAGGAAATGTGTGTGAGTGGGGTGAGGAAGGTAAAATCCAGCCTCCTTTGAAAGACATCAATCTTCCACAAATTCTTATACTAGAAGTTATAGGGTAAGAGTTCCTCTGATCTGTATTCTGCTCATAGTGTCTGCTGTTGCAACTGGCCTCTAACATCTCTTAGAGTTGAAGAATCTCAGGGGTGGAGGGCATTTCCAAACAGCCTGGTCTGCTGGGAAAGATTATTTGGATGCATGAAGATGGAAGCTGTAGGTTTTATGATCTCCACAGCTTTGATTAGTCCAGACAGCAGTCTCCTAGTTCACAGAAAGGATATAGATACAATCCTGACAAGATGGCTGGTCAACCAGGATTCTATCAATAAAACAGAAGCTACTCTAGATGgtccaagaaaaaaattagaggttTACACAACTGTGCTGGAACACTGTAAAATGGACCCAGTGATCCCTCTCTTCCGGTATTTACACCCACACACAATTTCCTTTCCATAAATGTGGACTGACCTAAcaacttgcttctaaccaatagaatgCAACAGAAGCATATCATATGCTAAGGACATCAAAGGAGGTCACTTTGGTGAGTAGGTTATATGAGACTGTGACATCAGCCTGCTAGCAGACTCTGCTGCCTTCTCTGATGAAACAAGCAGCCATGTTGGAAAGTTTCACATGGCACAGTGCTGATGGTGGCCTCCAGCCAACAGTCAGCTGGGAACTGAAGCCCTCCCTCCAGTGagccacaaggaactgaattctgccaacaaccactTGAGCCTGGAAGTGGACCCTTCCCAAGTCAATCCTTAGATGAAACTCCAGTCCTGAGCATCACCTTGAATTCAGCCTTGTGAGAGACTCTGATGCAGAAGATCCAGTTAAACCTTGACAGACTGCTGACCAAAGAAACTATGAAATAAGAAAGGTGATTTGTTTGAAGCTATAGGTTTGTGGTGATTTATGATGTAGTGATAGAGAGCTAATACAACAATTATTGGAAGGCTCAGGGAATGAAAGTCCAGGAGGCTGATACTGACTCTTTCAGCTGCCTACAGCACTGAAGTGATTTAGAACTCATCATCAGCCCTCTATCTGCCTGAAATTGCCACCATAGATTCTCTTCTGCCTTCAAAATCttatacaaaggaaaatataggATGCATTTTGAATACCTTGTGATGTGATAAAATAAGGAAGTGGGggctttggggttttttaatttatttatgagagagagagagagagaatgagcaggggggaggggcagagggagaaggataagcagactccctgctgagcagggagccagatatggggtttgatcccaggatcctgggatcatgacctgagccaagaaggcagacacttaactgactaagccacccaagtgccccaggaaGTGTTTTAATAAATTTGAAGGGATGTCAATAGGACACAGAGCCAAACAGAAGGAGTTATCAATGGCCAAAGCTGGGGCAATATGGGaactaaactaaaaaataatagtattggataataaaataaatatccatgaatccatactaatacaaattaattaattaagtaagtaagtaagtaatgTGAGAGAAGGGACACTCTTCTTCATGGAAGAATACCAATTgtaaatgtagaaggaataagaaaaatttcATATACCCATCAAGCAAATGCCATAGCAATTGGAAGCAAGTTTTACCATGTGATACTAAAATCAGCAAAACAGAATGTTAGCATAATCTCAGAGTTATCTACCCCAAGACATTTAATAATTACACAGGGAAAAATTAGTAATTTTACATTGGAGAAACCCAGCAGATACCATCTTAATCAAGTGATCAAGATTTACTTCCTGATATGATGCACTGGGAAGGACACATTCCATGCATAACTTCGatctaaccatgagaaaatatcaaacaaacCTAAACCAGGAGATAGTCTACAAAATGCCTGACCAACACTCATGGAAAGTGTCAGCATtatgaaagacaaggaaatgaattggggtaaaataaggaaacaaattgGAGGAGACAAGGGTATACAAACACTGAATGCAAATGTGGTATTTTGGATTAGTTCCTGGAACATTAAAAGGACATTGGGGGAAAACTGCTGGGATTTTAAGAAGGTCAGTggtttagttaatagtattgtatcactgttaatttcctggttttaatCATTGTACTATGATTATATAGTTGTTAATATTAGGGGACGATAAGTGAAAAGTATATGTGAACTCTATACTATGTTCACAAATTTCTGTGAGTctaaactttttcaaaataaaaacttggcaTGCATGAATACCCTTCCACTCCTATTTAAAATGCCAACAAACAATAATATTTCCATCATCCTGTTCTGCCAAACATCCTGCTACCTCATACCATCAGAGATGTTCCTGTGTTTTCCCTACAAAAGTAAGATCTTGAGTCCTTATAAGTCATTATATCGCTCTCTAAGTGATGTTCACTTCCTTTTCTAGATCAATTACAATCCACTTTTGATATACTGCAAACTCTAAATTATAAGGTTAATATTAACAAATACAccttaatggggtgcctggctggttcagttggtagagcacacaactcttgatctcagggttgtgaggttaagccccatgtcaggtgtagagattgcttaaaaaataaacaaaaatggggtgcctgggtggtgcagttggttaagtgtccaactcttggtttcagttcagttcatgatcttagggtcatgagatcaagcccctcgtcgGGTTCCGTGCTCaatgtggaatctgcttaagattcttcctctgcccctaccctcctctttctctttccctctctctctctctcaatctttttttaaaaaaataaacaaaaatatgggatgcgtgggtggctcagtcagttaagcatctaccttcagctcaggtcatgatcccagggtcctgggatcgagtcccgcatcaggctcctttctcagtagagagtctgcttattcctctgcctgcttctccctctgcttgctctct
Coding sequences within it:
- the LOC113919683 gene encoding MKI67 FHA domain-interacting nucleolar phosphoprotein-like isoform X1, whose amino-acid sequence is MAVFAGPAKPFLSLNPQEEAKFQKEVAQARRRATQRQEKEKLTPGVIYVGHLPPALYETQIRAYFSQFGTVTRFRLSRSKRTGNSKGYAFVEFASEDVAKIVADTMNNYLFGERLLKCHFIPPEKVHEELFREWHVPFKKPSYPAVKRYNQNRTLLQKLQMEERFKKKEKLLRKKLAKKGIDYDFPSLILHKKDKRNASNTGLQKSANSQVLSKKKKKKKASRTPTTPEKTVESQGPTPVCTPTFLEKRKSEVAKMNVDDQDNEIVFKQPVPGVKEETQETQTPTRSRKKRRRKSNQ
- the LOC113919683 gene encoding MKI67 FHA domain-interacting nucleolar phosphoprotein-like isoform X2, giving the protein MAVFAGPAKPFLSLNPQEEAKFQKEVAQARRRATQTGNSKGYAFVEFASEDVAKIVADTMNNYLFGERLLKCHFIPPEKVHEELFREWHVPFKKPSYPAVKRYNQNRTLLQKLQMEERFKKKEKLLRKKLAKKGIDYDFPSLILHKKDKRNASNTGLQKSANSQVLSKKKKKKKASRTPTTPEKTVESQGPTPVCTPTFLEKRKSEVAKMNVDDQDNEIVFKQPVPGVKEETQETQTPTRSRKKRRRKSNQ